The sequence TGAAAACGGTCGGTGATACCCTCATCGACCGTTTTGATGATGCAACGGAAGATGTAGTGCAGGAAGTATATTTTCGTGTGTTTAAATCATTAGAGAAGGGTGGGTTTGATGGAAGGTCAAAAATTTCTACTTGGATTTATACCATCGCTCGAAACGAAGCCCTTCGTATGAATGAAAAACGGTTGCGAGAGGAAGAGAAAGCAAAACGATACTTAGTGAAGAATAAAGTCCAATTATCGGGTGTGAGAGAAGAAGCTTCTTTCGAAAAAGAAGAATGGGTTGAGTCCATGCTTCTGCAAATCCCCGAAATCTATCGGCAAACCTTACGTCTTTATTTGGCTGGTAACACGATGGATGAAATTGCTAAAGAACTTGAGGTTCAGCAAGGAACAGTTAAATCGCGATTGTTCCGAACCAAAGAATGGATACGAAAACATATACCAGGAGGAAGAAATGAATTCCAAGAATCCTAAAAAATGGGAACAACTTTTAAATGATTCTGATTTCGAATTGCGTCTTGTTCGGAAAACCAAATCCAGAATCCAAACAGAAAGGACAAAGCGGAAAGTCTATGTCACCTTAGTTGCTTCGACTCTACTCTTTTCCCTAATTTTTTTCAATGAGTTCATCCTTGAACCCAATGAACTATCAACTAATGTCCATTACCTGGTGGATGAACTGAGTTCAGAATCAATTGTTAGTTTGAGTATGGATTGACATTTATCAATGAGAAAAGCAAGGAACTTGTGCAGGAGGTTTTTGTAAAAAGAGTGTGATTTTATTTTCCTTTGCGTCATAATAAAGTAAGGGAAGTGAAAAATATGAACGCCTGCATCCTATACCTCAACAAAAAACGAATTGAGATGATTAAGTTTGAATCAGATCAAATGCGATCTAGAACTTGGGAAAAATCGAAAGAAACGGATGTCTGGGATTTTGAAGACATCACCAATACTTTACAATCACCTAACGAAGTGATTTTGGTGGGTGAGTCTGAATTGAACACACAATATCGACGTTGGTTAGTCAATCATGACAGAAATTTAGCCAAAAAACTCATAGCCGTGATCGGGAATAACAGTGAAAATAATATCAATCAAGACCTAGTCAGCCATTTTAAAGAAAAATACTTTCGAGGAAGAGGGTTTTAAGTTTCAAAATAACTCTGGTTTTATATGAATCAAACACCTGTTTGATGGAAAAACAGACATGAAAAGAGAGTTATAAAAGATGGTCGCAGGATTCTCCGTGGGTATGGAAAAAAAGACGGTAGAGTAAAAAACTGAGAGAAGTTAAAATCACAATTGTTCCAAAGGCGGGGATCCATTTTGTTGGGATTTTGTCTCTCCATTTCCTCACAATCCATCCAAGCCCCGTGAGTGCAGGAACAGTTCCTAAATAAAAGAAAAACATCACAAGTCCACCGTTTAACAAGGTACCAGTGGCGAAGGAAGCCGCATATGCTGGATACAATACCCCGCAAGGGAGTAGGGCACTCACCATCCCAATTCCAAACCCAAGACCATTTTTACTAAAACGAGAACGGATCTTTTCTAAAAATTTACGAATCCCTTGTGGTAAAGAACCAAAGGAGGAAGTTGATTTTGTAGAATAAATGCGGATGGCAAAGACAACTAAAAATAAAAACGTAAGAACACCAGCCACACCTTGAACGGCACTTAATTCTCCTAATGCATTGGCACCTTTACCAAGAAACCCCAACACCATACCGAGAAAGGTATAGGATATGAGTCTTCCTAAGTGATAGAGATAAATGGGGATCTGTTTTCCTTTTTCTGTTTGTAATAGTGAGACAAAGGGGCCACACATGACAAGACAATGAAAGCTACTAACAAATCCATACAAGATGATGGAACCAAAAAAGCTAAGATTTGCTAGTTGGTCCATCAGGTGAATTTGATTTAGATTGGTTCTCTTGGGGGTATTCTTCCTCGAAGAACATTCTATATTTAGGTGATTCGATATCTTCAAACTGACCTTTTTTGAAGGCAGTGATAAAGATATAAAGAAAGAAGGCGGCAATACACATTGCCATAGGTATTGTTAAGTAGAGGGCTTCCATTGGGGGATCCTAAATCTAATGGAAAGAGAATTGAGAAGGACTGTCAAGCTAGAACAGGCCATAAACACGGCACAGATTACAGGCAACATGAGTCCAAACATCGCAAGGGGCAACATAATCGAATTATAACAAAAGGAAATGATGATGTTTTGTAAGATCACCTCTCTTGTTTTTTTAGCAGAGAGTAAGGAATGGACTAGGCCATTTAAATTTCCAGAAGTCAAAACCACGTCTGATTTTTCTAAAGAAAGATCTTCTGCTTCCGTATGAGAGATGGATACATTGGCCTGTGCCAAAGACAAACTATCGTTGATCCCATCTCCTACCATAATGACAACATTTCCTTCCTTTTGGGCACTGCTAACGAGATTGGATTTGTCTTCCGGAGAAAGATCAGAAACGTACTTTTCAATTCCGAGGGAGTCGGCAATAAACTTCACTGCTGCAAATCGATCTCCCGAAAGGATCGAAATATTGGGAACAAAATGTTTGAGAAGAGAAACAAAGGAACGGGCCCCTGGACGAATTTCATCGGCGAGTAAAAAACTTCCCAGATACATTCCATTCACAGCAAGTAAAATCATAGACCCTTCCCCTTCTGGTAAATTTTCCATCGGGATCTTCTCACTATCGAGTAGGGTTTTATTTCCGATGAGAACCAAAAGTTTATTAGAATTCACTTCTAACTCGGCTTTGACTCCTCTTCCTGGAATATTTTCTAAATTGGATAATATAATGGACTCGGCCCGTTTGGTAACAGAACTAAATGGTTGCAAATACTTCACAAGAGATTTTGCTAAAGGATGATTGACTTCTTTTTCAATTCGATAAACAAGCGGTAGGTGGTCATCTTTGACTGAAACTTGTCTCACTAAAAATTTTCCTTCCGTGAGTGTACCCGTTTTATCTAAAAAGATGGTATTTGCTTTTGCGAGGGCTTCTACAACCGAAGGGTTTTTTAAGAGTACACCTTTGTCTGCATTGAGGATATGGTTGGTGACAAGAGCTGTTGGAACAGATATCCCAAGTGCACAAGGGCAAGCTACAATGAGAACAGAAATAGTTGTGACAAGGCTTTGTTCTAAATTCCCGCCGGATACATAATACCAGGCAAAAAAACAAAGAAAGGCCAATGCAAAAACCACTGAGATAAAGTAAGATGCAATTCGTTCAGTAAGGATTTGTAATTTTGGTTTGAGGTGTAAGGCTTCCTCTAGTCTTAGTTTAAGAGAAGAAAGTGTTGATGCATGGTAGTCGGAACCAGCAACAATGAGAGCTGGATTGTCCATCGCAAGGGAACCTGCAAGAATCGTATCTCCTTTCTTTTTTCGAATGGGTAAAGATTCTCCCGTTAGAAACGATTCATCCACATAGGTATGTTCGGATAGAAGAATGGCATCCACTGGAATTCGTTTTCCTGGTGCGACACGAATGGTATCGCCAATTTTAATTTCCGAACTGGGGATGGTTTCTTCGCCAGCTTCGGTCACTCGCACTGATGTTTCGGGCAGTTTACAAAGGATGGACTCCAATTTGTCAGAAGCAAAAACTCTCGCCTTTTCTTCGAAGTACTTCCCAATCAAAATAAAGAAGTAAATCATTGCGACTGAATCAAAATAAACTTCTCCCACATCAGTGAGCGTTACATAAACGGAATAGAAGTATGCCATAGAGATGCCTAAAAACAATAGGAAATCCATTGAAAGGGTTCTTCGTTTGATGCTTGTTAGGAACCCAGACATAAAAGGGTATCCCGAATAGAGATAAGCGGGAGTGGCAAACACCCAGGATGCATAATGGAAGAGGCGTTTGATGTCCAAATCGATCCCAGTGAAATAACCGGAATATAAAGCCACACTTAGGATCATGATATTTCCAAAACAAAATCCAGCCACACCAATGCGCAGGAGTAAGGTCTTTAGTTGTTTTGTTTTTTCTACAATGCCTTCTGTGGGCGAAAAAAGAACTGGTTTATAACCGATGGCTCGGATCAGAGATAAAATGCGAGAGATTTTGATTTTGGAACGATCAAACCGGACCCGAGCTCTCCCGGATGCAAAATTAATTTGAGCGGAGATAATTCCTTCTTCTTCGTTTAAAACTTTTTCATTGATCCAAACACAAGCGGAACAATGAATGTTTGTGATTTGGATGGAAACTTCAGAAAAATCTCCTGACTTACGAACAAACTTTTCATATACGAGTTCGTTCTCTATGTCAGCATCCGAGTCCTCGATCCTAACTGGATCAAGTTTTGTATTTCCTTTTAAATTGTAATAATAACTTCCACCAAGAGAGTTGATGATGGAATAAACCGTTTCACATCCTTCGCAACAAAAAACCTTCGTATCATTTCCAACCTTTGCTTCGATCCGGACCAGTCGGATCTGATTTCCGCAGTGGTCACATTCTGTTTTTGTTACGTCGGAAATGGTTTCGTTCATTTAACAGAAATTTTTCCTTCTCTTTCAAAGGACTTGCCACCTATATCAGCAACAAGTCGTAAATTCCAAGTTCCTTTGTCTAGGAGTGGGATTTTCCCAACAAATCCATTGGCTGTTGATTTTAGTTGGAATTGTGCTGTATTTTTAGTAGTGGCATTTCTTTCCAAAAAAACTGTCATCGATTTTGCGCTTTGATTTGTGAGTGTTCCGTTTTTTTCCAATTGGACCGAAATTTCTGATTCACCCATTGGGAGGAGGGTTTGGCTGTCCCAATTGGTTTTGATCAGGTAACCTTGTTTCAAAAGTTCTTTTTGGTTCTCTATGGCTTTTTCATAGTTCAAGCCAATTTCGTAATAGTTTTTATCCATTACAGGTTCAAAGTTTTTGTAGGTCAAACGAATGGTATAAAAAGTAGCGGCCACAAGCGCTGTAAAACTAAACAGAACCACATACATTGCGTTTCGTAAACTGGGGTGTAATTCTTTAAACATCATTACCTCCTTGGTAATGTTAAGGAGAGTTTTTTCTCCAATCGTTCGTCTGGATCCTCTGCATTTTTTAATACAATGGATCCTGGTAAGTAACCTTCATTTAATTCTTGTTCTGTGAGAGATTGTGTCTCTAAAACCACAGAAATACTTTTGATTTCGCCTGATCCTAATTTGAATCTGTTGTTTTCTTCGCCGGAACGAATTAGGATTTCTTTTCCATGTCTTGTGTCAGATGCCGAAAGTTGGAATTCTTTTTCAATCGGCGCAATGTTTTGAATGCGTAGAGCAACAAAGGCTCTAATTTTATTGTCTGGAATTAAGATAGGTGGCATCGATTTGTTTGATGCTGCAATCATCGACATAGGAGTTCTTGTGACAAGTTGGATGATGGCCCCAGTGATCACAACTGTGAGTAAAATGGCATAAATCACAGTTCTTGGTCTGATCCATTTGATTTTTGCCCCTGTTTCAATTTGTTTGAGTGAGAAATATCCAATTAGAGTTTTTTTGTTTTCTCTTGCCATGATGGAAGTGCAGGCATCCACACATTTTCCGCAGGCCACACAACCCACTTGCAAACCATCGCGGATATCGATTCCAGTAGGGCAGACCACAACACACATATTGCAGGCCACACAATCCCCAATTTTGGTTTTCCCATCGCGACGAGGTTCTCCTCGTTTGAAATCATAAGTTACGTTCCAAGAATGTTCATCCATAAGGAGAGTTTGGAACCTAGCATAAGGACAAGCATATCGACAGAACTGCTCGCGAATGAATCCGATATCGATAAACATCGCTGCCGTAAAAAATAATGTAAAATAAAAGTACGTTTGGTTTATAAAAGAGAGATTAACAAAGTCAGCCAACATTACATAAGGACTAACAAAGTAAGCAATCCAATGAAAAGAAGCGATAAAAGAAACAACAATCCAGAGAAAATAAACTGTGTATTTACCTACGATGGAAGCATCCTTTTTCCCATATTTAGAATCTAAAACAAACCGACCAATTCGATCGAAAAGATCGGTGTAGATTGTTTGAGGACACCCCCATCCGCACCAAACACGGCCAATGACGGAGGTGAAAAAGAAAAGAGAAAGTCCCATCGTGAGAAGGAAAAACCATAAGATCAGTCCTTCTTGTGGGATAAAAAGACCACCAAACAAGTGAAACACCCTATGCGGGATATCCAATCGAATGAGAGGGCTACCTTCTGGTAACACCACCCAAGGTGCGATTAAAAATAAACCTACGAGAAAACTCATGACAAAGTTTCTTCGTGTCCTTACCTTTCCTGTCTGTGGTCTTGAAATAATCATCTTTACTTAGCCTTTACCAAACTACTGTTTTTAGTTGCAAGCCATGCCATGACAGCATAAACTTTTTCAGCACCTAAACCTTCCCAAGCAGGCATTCCCCCTCGGTTGAGTTTTTGTCTTTCTGGTCCAATTCCTTTCATGATATTGTTAAACACTTCTTTATCAGTGTTTCCATGAATCCAATCTTTGTCCACGAGACTTGGTCCTACAGCACCTTCTGCAGTTGGGCCGTGGCAAGCAGAACAAATTTGTTTGTATGTTCCTTCGCCTTCTTTAATCGCCACTGCGTCATCACGGTAAGGGTTTGATCCATCTTCTGTGTTCACAACAACTGCTTGTTTTGCAGGAAATTGCGCTTCGTGTTCCGCAACTTCTTTTTCAAATGCAACTTCTTGTGGCCATTCAGAATACCAGTGAAAGTATACAACGTATCCAATGGATACGATGATACTGATTAACCAGACTAATTTCCACCAAGTGGGCATGGGATTGTCGGCTTGGAAGATTCCGTCTACTTCTTTTGGTTCTTTCATTCGTATTAATCCTCCTCAAGCATTCTATACTTGGGTTTCTCCATTTCGTCTTTCGTACGTTTTTTATAAACGTAGTAGGTGATGTAAGAGATTGCGATCACAAGGATCGGCAATCTCAAACTTTTATAAACGAGTAGAATATCTGCATCGTTCATGGTTTTATTTCATACCTTTTTGTAACTCGGCTGAATCCTTCCCTAGTTTTTGTAGGTAGGCAACAAGTGCTTGTCCTTCGGTTTTGTCCTTTAGAAGAGATGGTGCGTTAGCAAAATCTTCTTCAGTGTAAGGAACTCCGATGGATTTTAGAGCTTTCATGTTGGATACTACTTGTTCTACATCAACCTTATGAGATTCTTCGAATAACCAAGGGTAAGCTGGCATAATCGAGTTAGGTACACCACCTACAGTTCTTGGGTTGATCAAATGGTTTTTATGCCACTCATCAGAACGAAGCATTTGTGATTCATGAGCTAAGTCCGGACCAGTTCTTTTGGATCCCCAAAGGAATGGATGGTCATAAACATACTCTCCACCTTTTGAATATCCAGTTCGTCCGTAAGCTTTTGTTGGATCAAAACGATCTACTTCCCATTTGAAAGGTCGAACCATTTGTGTATGGCATCCGATACAACCTTCTCTTTGGTAAGTGTCACGACCTGCTAGTTCCAATGCGGAATATGGTTTCACAGTTGAAATTGGAGTTACCGTTTTCGTAAGAAAAAACGGAGGGATGAGTTCGAAAAGTCCACCAATCACAACGGCAATCGTTGTATAAAGAGTAAACTTAACACCTTTTGTATCCCAATGGTCTGCAATTTCAGAAAACCAATCTAAGAATTTGTTAAATCCAAACATTATGATTTCACTCCTATACGTAAGTCTTGTTCTACAAACCCACTGTCTTTGTTTTGAATGGTTTTGATAAAGTTATACACCATCAGTACAATTCCAGTTAGATAGAGTGTTCCTCCGATCGCCCGGAATAGTCTGAATGGTTTTAAGAACTCAACAATTTCTACCCAGTCTTTATAAACGAGTTCACCGTTTTCACCAACTGCTCGCCACATAGATCCTTCAGTAATACCAGATACCCACATGGAGATGATGTAGAGTAGGATACCGAGTGTTCCTAGCCAGAAGTGTGCGTTGGCAAGTTTTTCGCTATAAAGGTTAGCATTCCAAAGTCTTGGAACTAGGTAGTAGAGTGCTGCAGCTGACATAAATCCCACCCAACCGAGAGTTCCTGAGTGAACGTGACCGATGATCCAGTCAGTATTGTGTCCAAGAGCGGAAACTGCACGAATGGAAAGAAGTGGACCTTCAAATGTTGACATACCGTAGAAAGTAACGGCAGCTAACATCATTTTGAGGGTAGCATCTACTTTGATTTTGTCTTTTGCTTGGGTCAGTGTTAGGAATCCGTTTAACATACCACCCCAAGAAGGCATCCATAACATGATGGAAAAAACCATCCCTGTTGTTTGTAACCATTCTGGAATTGGAGAGTAAAGTAAATGGTGAGGACCTGCCCAAATATAGATAAAGATTAACGACCAAAAATGGATGATCGAAAGTCTATGTGAGTAAATGGGTTGTTTGATGTGTTTTGGGAGGTAGTAGTACATAAGACCCAAAAACGGAGTCGTAAGAACAAAGGCTACTGCGTTGTGTCCATACCACCATTGGATGTTGGCATCAAACACACCAGCGTATACCGAGTAGGATTTTAAAAGTCCTGCTGGGATGACAATGTTGTTTACGATAAAAAGAAGTGGAACTGTTACAAAGGAAGCAATGTAGAACCAAATTGCTACATACATTTGCTCTTCTTTTCTTTTGATTACCGTCATCAAATAGTTTGCAAAGAAAATTACATACCATACAACAATCAATAAGTCGATAGGCCATTCTAATTCGGCATATTCTTTTGATTGGCTGTATCCAAGTGGTAAAGTAATTGCTGCAAGGACAATTGTTAGGTTATACAGTGCCAGGTGTATTTTGGAAAGTGTGTCGTTCCACATTCTTGTTCGACACAATCTTTGCACCGTATGGTAGGCTGTGGCGAAGATAACACTCAACGCAAAACCAAAAATGGCTGCATTGGTATGTAGAGGTCGTAACCTTCCGAAGCTCGTCCAAGGTAATTCCAAATTCAGCTGTGGATATACAAGCTGGAAGGCAATAATGACACCAAATGTCATTGATGCAACGCCCCAGACTAACGCTGAAATGATAAACCCTTTTACGATAAAATCGTCATATTGAGTTTTTTCCGTAGCCAATGTTTCTCTCCTTAATCTTTATCAGTTCCATTTATATAGAGAACTAATTCCTTTGTCTATAAAGTGACGAAGAAAAGAAAGAAAAACAGAATGCGGTTCTTAGAATCCCCCCTTGATTTTTGTCAAGGGGAGCTTTGAGACTTAGACTGAATCTAATTGAGGAGGGGAAAAGTGTGCGGACTTTCTAACAGAGGTTAGAAAGTAAATTCATATCCTAATTGTGTACGATGTTCGATTCCACGATCTCCTGCAATGGCTGTCGGATGGTATCCAACGCGGTCCACAGATGAATACATGAAGAACTTTTCTTTTCTGGTGTCGTCTTGGCTAAGTCCAGAACCTGTGGGATGGAAGTAGTAGGCATCAAAGATATTCCAAAAATAAACAAGAACTGTCGCAATCCCAATGTATTGCATCTCTTGGTAGTGACGTTCGACGGATTCCCTTTGTCCTTTGAATGGACCCAGTTGGCTTACAACAACTGCTTCAGCAGGGGAGACAGTCGCTGCCGATTGAGGAGAAAAAGCTGCACGGATGAGACCATTTGTTGTATAAGGATTTTCTAAATTATTATAATCACGTTTGGCATTTAAATACATACGATGTTTCTCATATGTAAAAAAGAGTCCAACAGCAATGATGGAAGGATACACAATGGCTTGTACTTTTCTGCCTTGTTTCCATTGGCCCCAACCAGGAAGAACAGCAGATCTCCATGTGGCACCTGTCTTTGTTAGGTTTTTGCGATCGGCTTCTGCTAGTTTAGCTTCTTCTTCTTGTTTGCGTTTGGCTTCGGCTTCAGCCGATGCATTTTTTGCAGCTAATTCTTTTTCCTGTTTTGCTGCTTCTTCCTGTTCTTTTTTGAGTCTTGCAGCTTCTTCTTTTTCTTTTTTAATTCTTTCTTTTTCTTCTTCCGCTTTTCTGAGTTTATCTTCTTCCGCAGCCGTTAGGTGGTCTTTATAAACCACTTTGAGAATATCTGTTTTATTAAGAACAACTGTAGTTCCGTCTTCTTTTCGAATTTTTAGCTTGTATTGGTCTTGTTCAACAACCTTACCTTGGAGAGTTCCCCCTTTTTTGAGGAGGATATTCTCTGCGGATAGGTTACCGGCGAATAGTACCAAAAGTGTTGCGATTTTAATGAATTGTGTAATAGTCAGTTTCAAGGGTATCTCAAATGTTGGAATATTATATAACAATCTCTATAGTGTTACTTGCTACGTTTCAATTGATCTCTCCAATGATTTTCGCAATTTGTAAGTTAGGCAAGAATTTTTTTGTCAAAGACGCTTCGAAAGTCAGCCCACAATTGGAAATAAATTATCCATGTTACGATAAAGTATGTTCCAAATGTGGTTCTTAAGAAGTAGAGGTTTTTAACCCTCTACTTCTTGCATTAGGAAGTGGTGAACTTGGTCAGCACACTTCCTGCCTTCCGAAATGGCCCAAACAATGAGGGATTGCCCTCGTCTCACGTCCCCGCAAGCGTACACTTTTGGTACAGAAGTTGCAAATGATCCTGGTTTTGTTCCAAAATCAGCTTTTACATTCCCACGTCCGTCTAGTTCCAATCCTTCTTTCTGTAAATCAGCGAGTAATCCTTCTTTGACGGGGTTTATAAATCCCATCGCAAGGAAAACCAAATCGGCAGGCCATTCAAATTCGGTTCCAGGGACCGGGTTAAACTTTCCATTTTCTTCTTTTACTTCGGATCCGTAAATGGCGGTCAATTCCCCTTTTTCATTGGATTTAAAACCCATAGTAGAAACTGCCCATTTTCGGTTTACACCTTCCTCGTGTGAGGTGGAAGTACGGAACATTTTTGGATACAGAGGCCAAGGAGTAGAAGCATCTCTTTCTTTGGGAGGTTCAGGAAAAAGTTCGATTTGAGTGACAGATTTTGCCCCATGACGGTTAGAAGTCCCTACACAGTCTGATCCGGTATCTCCACCACCAATGACAATGACATGTTTGTCTTTGGCGTTGATGATTTCAATAGCATCACCTGCTACGTGTTTGTTGTTTTTGGACAAAAACTCCATAGCATAATGAACACCTTTGCTATTTCTTCCTTCTACTGGTAAATCTCTTGGAACTTCTGATCCGCAAGCAAGAACCACCGAATCAAATTCGGTTAATAGTTGTTTTGCTGTAATATCCACTCCCACATTCACATTGGTTTTGAAGGTAACACCTTCTGCTTCCATTTGTTTCATGCGGCGATCAATATGTCTTTTTTCCATTTTGAAATCTGGGATTCCGTAACGGAGTAGACCACCAATCCGATCATTTTTTTCAAAAATAGTGACTGTATGTCCTGCACGCGCTAACTGTTGTCCTGCGGCAAGTCCTGCTGGACCTGAACCGACAACGGCTACTTTTTTTCCAGATTTGGAGACAGGAGGTTGTGGGATGACCCATCCTTCTTCCCAAGCACGATCAATGATGGTTCTTTCAATCGATTTGATAGAAACAGGAGGTTCGATGATTCCTAAAGTACAAGCTGACTCACAAGGAGCAGGGCAGAGCCTTCCTGTGAATTCTGGAAAGTTATTGGTTTTAGAAAGGTTTTCCCAGGCTTCTTTCCAGCGACCTCGGTATACAAAGTCATTGAATTCAGGGATAAGGTTATCCACCGGACAACCTGTATCACCGTGGCAGAAAGGAATTCCGCAGTCCATACAACGAGCACCTTGGTCTTTGGCAACAGCTTCAGGAAAAGGTTTTTCAAACTCTTTGTAGTTTTTAACTCTTTCCTTCGGATCAATCTTCTGAAGGTATTCTTTTTTAAATTCTAAAAATCCTGTTGGTTTACCCACGAGCTGTTACCCCCTCTTTGTTCGTTTTTCCTGCGGCAGTTTCTTCTGCCATTTTTTCTAGAGCTTTTTTATAATCTCTTGGAATGACTTTGATCATTTGTTTTACAACAGTATCCCATTCTTTCAGCACTTCTTCGGCTCGTTTAGAACCTGTATATGCTTTATGATCTTCTACCATCTTTTTCACTTCCGCAATTTCACTTGCATCAGTTAACGGATCTAAGTCGACCATCTCTTTGTTGATGAGAGCTTCTTTGTTTTTCTTTGGATCCCAAAGGTAAGCAATCCCACCAGACATACCAGCAGCAAAGTTACGTCCGATGTCTCCAAGGATAATGACCCGGCCACCAGTCATGTATTCACAACCGTGGTCTCCGGTTCCTTCTACGATGACATGAGCACCAGAGTTACGAACACAGAATCTTTCTCCAGCAATCCCATTGACATAAGCGTTTCCGCTCGTTGCGCCAATGAAACAAGTGTTACCGATAACGATATTTTCTTCTGCTTTGTAAGGAGCATTTTTTGGAGTTTGGAAGATGAGTTTTCCACCACAAAGCCCTTTTCCTACATAGTCGTTTCCTTCACCCACCAGGCGAAGTGTCATTCCTTTGGTTACAAAAGCACCAAACGACTGTCCTGCGGTTCCTGTAAATTCGATATCGATTGTGTCTTCCGATAGTCCATCCACACCATATTTTTTAGTCACTTCGTGGCTAAGCATCGTTCCCACAGAACGGTTGAGGTTCACAATGGATGTTTGGATTTTCACAGGTTGTTTGTGATCAATCGCAGCAAGTGACTTACGAATCAGTTCGTTGTCAATTTGTTCATCCAAGTGATGGTTTTGTTCTTTGGCACGGTAAAGTCCAGTAGGGAATACAGGAGTTGGTCTATGGAGCACTTTACTAAAATCAAGACCACGAGCCTTCCAGTGGTGGTGAGGTCGTTTGAATTTGATTTTTTCTACTTGGCCAATCATTTCTTCAAATGTTCTAAATCCGAGTTTTGCCATAATCTCACGAACTTCTTCCGCAACAAAGGTCATGAAGTTCACAACATGTTCCGGTTTTCCGGTAAATTTACTTCGTAAAAATTCGTCTTGGGTCGCAACACCGACTGGGCATGTATTGAGATGGCATTTACGCATCATGATACAACCCACAGAAACCAGTGCGGAAGTGGAGAATCCAAATTCCTCGGCACCAAGTAAAGCTCCCACAACCACATCTTTTCCTGTGAGGAGTTTCCCATCTACAGCCAGATACACACGGTCACGAAGTCCGTTGGCAACGAGTGTTTGGTGGGTTTCGGAAAGTCCAAGTTCCCAAGGGGTTCCTGCATGGTGGATAGAAGAAATGGGACTTGCCCCAGTTCCTCCTTCATGTCCTGCGATCAGGATATGATCCGCATGTGCTTTGGCAACACCGGCGGCCACAGTTCCTACACCCGATTCGGAAACAAGTTTCACAGAAACTCGTGCTCTTGGATTCGAGTTTTTTAAATCAAAGATCAATTGTTTTAGATCTTCGATGGAATAAATATCGTGGT is a genomic window of Leptospira bourretii containing:
- the ccoN gene encoding cytochrome-c oxidase, cbb3-type subunit I — its product is MATEKTQYDDFIVKGFIISALVWGVASMTFGVIIAFQLVYPQLNLELPWTSFGRLRPLHTNAAIFGFALSVIFATAYHTVQRLCRTRMWNDTLSKIHLALYNLTIVLAAITLPLGYSQSKEYAELEWPIDLLIVVWYVIFFANYLMTVIKRKEEQMYVAIWFYIASFVTVPLLFIVNNIVIPAGLLKSYSVYAGVFDANIQWWYGHNAVAFVLTTPFLGLMYYYLPKHIKQPIYSHRLSIIHFWSLIFIYIWAGPHHLLYSPIPEWLQTTGMVFSIMLWMPSWGGMLNGFLTLTQAKDKIKVDATLKMMLAAVTFYGMSTFEGPLLSIRAVSALGHNTDWIIGHVHSGTLGWVGFMSAAALYYLVPRLWNANLYSEKLANAHFWLGTLGILLYIISMWVSGITEGSMWRAVGENGELVYKDWVEIVEFLKPFRLFRAIGGTLYLTGIVLMVYNFIKTIQNKDSGFVEQDLRIGVKS
- a CDS encoding LA_0442/LA_0875 N-terminal domain-containing protein; the protein is MKLTITQFIKIATLLVLFAGNLSAENILLKKGGTLQGKVVEQDQYKLKIRKEDGTTVVLNKTDILKVVYKDHLTAAEEDKLRKAEEEKERIKKEKEEAARLKKEQEEAAKQEKELAAKNASAEAEAKRKQEEEAKLAEADRKNLTKTGATWRSAVLPGWGQWKQGRKVQAIVYPSIIAVGLFFTYEKHRMYLNAKRDYNNLENPYTTNGLIRAAFSPQSAATVSPAEAVVVSQLGPFKGQRESVERHYQEMQYIGIATVLVYFWNIFDAYYFHPTGSGLSQDDTRKEKFFMYSSVDRVGYHPTAIAGDRGIEHRTQLGYEFTF
- a CDS encoding glutamate synthase subunit beta; this translates as MGKPTGFLEFKKEYLQKIDPKERVKNYKEFEKPFPEAVAKDQGARCMDCGIPFCHGDTGCPVDNLIPEFNDFVYRGRWKEAWENLSKTNNFPEFTGRLCPAPCESACTLGIIEPPVSIKSIERTIIDRAWEEGWVIPQPPVSKSGKKVAVVGSGPAGLAAGQQLARAGHTVTIFEKNDRIGGLLRYGIPDFKMEKRHIDRRMKQMEAEGVTFKTNVNVGVDITAKQLLTEFDSVVLACGSEVPRDLPVEGRNSKGVHYAMEFLSKNNKHVAGDAIEIINAKDKHVIVIGGGDTGSDCVGTSNRHGAKSVTQIELFPEPPKERDASTPWPLYPKMFRTSTSHEEGVNRKWAVSTMGFKSNEKGELTAIYGSEVKEENGKFNPVPGTEFEWPADLVFLAMGFINPVKEGLLADLQKEGLELDGRGNVKADFGTKPGSFATSVPKVYACGDVRRGQSLIVWAISEGRKCADQVHHFLMQEVEG
- the ccoO gene encoding cytochrome-c oxidase, cbb3-type subunit II, whose amino-acid sequence is MFGFNKFLDWFSEIADHWDTKGVKFTLYTTIAVVIGGLFELIPPFFLTKTVTPISTVKPYSALELAGRDTYQREGCIGCHTQMVRPFKWEVDRFDPTKAYGRTGYSKGGEYVYDHPFLWGSKRTGPDLAHESQMLRSDEWHKNHLINPRTVGGVPNSIMPAYPWLFEESHKVDVEQVVSNMKALKSIGVPYTEEDFANAPSLLKDKTEGQALVAYLQKLGKDSAELQKGMK